Sequence from the Granulicella sp. L56 genome:
CCTTTGTGCTTCCCGACACCACCGCGAAAGGAATCTTCCCAAATTGATCTTCAATATGCTCCAGCACCTCAGGGACAGCCTTGAGCTGCGAAAGAGCCGCAAAATAAAGCTCCTCCTTGCGCCGGGATACATCCTCGATCGGCATCTTCAGCCCATGCCGCTGGTTCAGCGTGGAGATGATCTCCGTTACCGGCATACCGCCCCACGCATAGAAGATCTCTTCCTCAAACTCGCAGCCCCATTCGGCAAGGACGTTGCGCCAGGCGACGTAATGAAGCGGCATCGAATCGACAATCGTGCCGTCGCAATCGAACAGATAAGCCTTGAAGGGGCCAGCCGGTAAGTTCAGTTTCAAAGTCTATTGCCTTTCTCTGCATGACGCTTTGCGATTTCATCGCACTCTCTTCATTTTCTCATCAGGGATCATCAGGGATATTTGCTCGCCGCTGACGCTAAGGATTAATTTCGGAACTTTTGCAGCGGGTGTCCGTAGGAAGAATCATGATGACAACGCTGCAGACGAAGTCTTTTCGTATCGGACATTTCCTCGCCATGCTGCTTTTGCTTGCCGCTGCCCCGTTGCATCTCTCAGCCCAATCGCCATCATCGCCTGCTGCGCCGTTGCCCCTTCGATTTGAAGTCGCCTCGATTCGCCCGCACCCGTTCACCGGCGACGAACCCTCCAATCGCCGCATCCTTCCCGGCGGACGTTTTGTCGCCACCGCAACCACAGTCCGCACCCTCATTCGAATCGCCTCCGGTCTCGACGATAACCGTATGTCCGGCGCGCCCGGCTGGATCAACAACGAGACCTTCGACATCAACGCCACGATCGCCGATCACGCCGAGGTCAGGACCCCGGAGCAATTTCAGCAACTCATCCTTTCGCTGCTCGAAGACCGCTTTCAGTTCAAATTTCATCGCGAGCAAAAGGAAGGCCCCGTTTACTGGCTCAAACTCAATAAGCCAGGAAAAACCGGGCCGGCCCTCAAGCCAAGCACACCTGACTCGCAGCCCAACATGAGCACCAACTTCAACGGCGCAATGGGCGAAATGAAGGCTTCGAAGATGTCCATGGCTGATGTTGCCGCCGCGCTTCGCCGTCAGGCGGGCCGTCCGGTCGAGGACCACACCGGCCTCAAAGGCAACTTCGACTTCGAGATCAAATGGTCTCCCGAGGAGATTCCCGACTCCGTCTATCCATCGCTCTTCACCGTTCTGAAGGAACAACTCGGCCTCAAACTCCAACCCGCCAAAGGCACTGTCGAAACTCTCGTTATCGACCAGATCGCCCACCCATCCGCCAACTAATCCTCTGCTTCGCAAACGAACTTCTGCACGAAGGTCATTGAAAACATTGCCGTACGTCCGGGGACAGAGTAGAAACAAAGTGGATGCGCAAATCGACCCGCTACTCGCTTCTTATCGCGCTCGCGCTTGTAGCCGCGCTGGCCGTCGCCATCTTCCTGCGCAAGGCCGCTCCGCCCGAGGCAGCGCGCCTGCTGCCGGAGTCAGACGCCATCGTCTACTTCAACCTCAAGCCTCTGCGGCTGGCGACCCACTTCGACCGCACGACCGTTAACCGCAGCGCTGATTATCAGCACTTCATTGACGCTACTGGCATTGTGCCAGAGCGCGACCTCGACGACGCTGCCTTCGCGCTGCATCGCATGGACGATCCTGATGGGCCCAATGGATCCGTAGGCTACTCCGAAGTCTTCGAAGGCCGCTTCGACGGCACCCGACTTGCCAAGTATCTTGCGACCATCGCGACCTCGCAGGAGAGCTACGACGGCCACACCATCTTCACAATCCCGGTAGGCGAGCTCGACCCCAAAACCCGCACCGCGCGCCAGCTTCGCGTTGCCCAGCTCGACTACGACACCATCGCCGCCTCCAACATGCCCACGACCGAGCAGATCCACTCCATCCTCGATCGCCATCGTGCCGCGGCATCGCCCTTCTCTGGTTCATCGTTGCTCTCGGCGCGGTACGGCGATGTGCCTCTGCTGTCGAGCGCATGGGCTATCGGCCACATCGGCCTGCCCTTCTCCGAGCGCGGCTATATCTCTGTTCTCGGGTTGCAGCTTCCGTTGCCCGAGGACACCACCTTCGTGGCCAGCCTGCGCTATGTGGGAACGCTTCATCTGCGTGTCGAGCAGAGCGCCCCAACCGACGCCGATGCCGCCCGCTCCGCCGAAACCCTGACCGGTCTGCTCAATCTCTTCCGATCGATCCAGCAGGGCCAGCCACGCATCCCCGCCGATGCCTCGCTGCGCACCATGATCGAGTCGCTGAAGATCGAGCAGCACAAGGACCGCACCGTGCTTACGGGGACTGTCCCTCTCGATCTGCTCAAGCAGCTCACCGCGCCATCTGCCAGTCCTCAGCCATAAGAGCATCTGGCATGTGGTCAATACTGGTAAACAGGCTGGCGAATAGAAAACAGGCGAGGACTTAGGTCCTCGCCTGTTTTTGACCGATGGCGCGAATCAAGAACAGGTAAAAGCAGGGACAATGGCAAAAGCAGGTCCTCCGCCTGCGGCGAAGGATGACAAGGATGATTCAGATTGCTTGATTGAAGAGTTTTTAAACAGGATCGGTACGCTAGCTGCCTGATGCCGCGTCGCTGCCAAGGTTGGCCATCGTCACCCGCATATAGCGATGAGGATTGACGGGAGTATTGCGGATCCGCACCTCGTAGTGAAGATTGGAGCCGGTAACCCGGCCGCTGTGGCCGACATATCCAATCACCTGGCCGCGAATCACTATCTGGCCGACGATCGAAGCGAAGGCCGAGAGATGCGCGTAGCAGGTCTCAACGCCGTGGCCGTGATCGATGATCACCTCACGTCCGTAGCCGTTCACCATTCCGGCGAGCTTTACTACTCCGTCGGCAGTCGCGTGGACCGGTGTGCCGGTCGGCGCAGAGATATCAAGGCCCTTATGAAACTCACCTTCGCCGTTGCCCTTGACCGGATCTTCGCGCTCACCAAAGCTGCTTGTAATCGGCCCCATGACCGGCCAAAGCGAAGGAGCGTAGGAGGCCATCTGGAGGTTGCCAGTGTCTGTCATATCCAGACTGCCCGTCGGGGAATAGTCGGGACTACCCATCACTGTCAGCGCACGCGTTACTGAGCCGCTCATCGCAGAGTTGCGCAGGGCATAAAAAGATTGCAGAGACTTGTAATACGACTCGTCTGTAAGGCTGTTGCTGGTCTCGGTCAGCGGAGTCGTCGCAACCGATTCAGTCCCGGACGACTTGTGATGCCGCCCTGCCGTCATCACTATCTTGCTCGTCGATGTCAGCTTGCCTGCGGTCAGGCCATAGAGGGCGGAAACTTCGCTCGCCAGCGAACCCAGGGAGGCTGCCTCGATATCCTTATCGTGCGCCGTCTTCTCGAGATGCGCATAGTCTTTTTGCAGGGAGTTGTGGTCTTGCCGAAGTTGATTGAAGCGCGCTGTCTTAATCAGCATCCGCGAGTACGATCCCGCCATCCCGGTAATCGTAAACATGCCGATCACGGCTGCCGCCACGAAGATATACGCATAGTGCAGCGGCACCGGAACCTTGTTGAGGCTCCCGTCTTCGCCACGGCTGACGAACATGATGTAGTAGCGCTTTTTAAGACTCAATCGACAATCCAGACCCAGATGAATTTGACCACACTACAATTGCCGTTCACAAAGCTTCACTGCTGACAAATTCCACTCAATGATTCAACCAGGGCAAATGAGCTTTACTAATCGGCATTCAGAAATTGCAGTTTTGGTTCGGGCGTCTTCTACAGCCTAACAAACCACCGGATACCGCACAACTCGGTTTAGCCACACAATATAACATCGCTATACTGCTTTTCGGCCGTATTTAGAACATCATGAGAGAGTTAGCCCTGATCGAGCAGATTCGCCGTGACTTCGGCACCTCACGAAGTCGAGCCGTAGCCCTTGGCATTGGCGACGACTGTGCCATCCTTCGCCCTCCATCTGGGTCCGAAGTCCTTGTTACGACAGATTTTACCCTCGAAGGGCGACACTTTCGCCGCGATCTGCACTCGCCCGAGTCCATCGGCCACCGCTGCCTTGCGCGTGGTCTCAGCGACCTGGCCGCCATGGGTGCAACTCCGATGACCGCCTTTCTCTCGCTCGCCCTGCCTGCTGATCTGGTTTCGACTGCCAAGGGTCGTGCATGGATCACCCGCTTTTTCAAAGGCTTACGGTCCCTTGCCAGCCAGCACCGCATTACCCTTGCCGGCGGAGACACCGCTCAATCCCCCACGAGCGCCATCCTTGCCGATATCGTTCTCCTCGGCGCTGCACCTGTGGGCAGATCCCTGCGACGCTCTGGAGCCCGCGTCGGCGACGTGATTTACGTCACCGGAGCACTTGGCGGAGCGGCCGCAGAGCTCTCTTCCATGCTCGCCCGCAACGCTGGTCCGGCAAAGAGTTCCAAAACGGGAAATCACCCCCAGACCTTTCCTGAGCCTCGTGTCGCAGTGGGTCAGGCGCTGTTGCGCCGCAAACTGGCGACCGCCTGCATCGACATCAGCGATGGCCTCTCAACGGATCTGGCCCACCTCTGCAAAGCCTCCAACGTTACCGCCGAACTCGAACAGGCAGCCATCCCTCTGCATTTTCTTACTCGCAAGCTACCTTCAGCAGCAGCCCTTAGTGTCGCTTTGCATGGCGGCGAAGATTACGAGCTGCTCTTCTCTGCGCCAGCCTCAGTCTGTGTCCCTCGCCAACTGGCGGGCGTCCCTATTACCCGCATCGGGCAGTTCACGCGCAAACAGGCCGGGCGCCCACTGATCGCCTTGATTGAACCCAATGGCAGCCGCGCTACACTTGAGCCACAGGGATGGGAGCACTTTCCCAGCCGCTAAGCCGCATTTACTGCTAAATCTATGCGCGATTCCACCAAAATTATCCGCTCCGGTCTGACCCCGGCCATCCCCGGAACACCACTCCACTCCGGCCCGGTCTTCGCCGCTCCGTACCACACCCCCGGCGACCCGGCGGACACGGCTTACAGCTACGCCCGCTCCCACAACCCCACATGGACGGAGTTGGAACACGCCATCGGCCAGATGGAGTCCGGCCCCGGCTATAGCGCCAACGCGCTCGTCTTCGCCTCAGGCATGGCCGCCACTACCGCGGTCTTCGGAGCCATTCTGCGTCCCGGCGACGTCGTTGTGATGCCCTCGAACGCCTACTTCGCCGCCCGTGTGCTGGCGCAGGAGTACTTCGCCAAGATGGGCATCGAGCTTCGCACCGCGCCAACCGCCCGCAATGCGCAGGCCGAGTTGTTGCGGGGTGCAAAGCTGCTTTGGCTGGAGACCCCCAGCAATCCCACCATGGAGATCTGCGACATCACCGCGCTGTGCGAAGCAGCCCGCAGCGACGGCGTGCTGGTAGCCGTCGACAACACCACCGCCACTGCGCTGGGCCAACGGCCGCTCGCGCTCGGTGCAGATTTCTCTGTCGCCTCCGACGCTAAATCCATGACCGGCCACAGCGATCTCCTGCTCGGCCACGTAGCCACGCGTGACCGCGAACTGCTCGCCAAAATCGACCAGTGGCGCACCCTGACCGGCGGCATCCTCGGCCCCATGGAGGCGTGGCTTGCCCTGCGCTCCATCGCCACACTTCCCCTGCGGCTGGAACGAAGCTGCGAGAATGCCCAGCGCATCGCGGAGTTTCTGACGACGCGCAAAGAGGTCGAGAGCGTCTTGTACCCCGGACTGCCTACGCATCCCGGCCACGCTATCGCAGCGAAGCAGATGCGCTACTTTGGTGCGGTCCTCAGCTTCATTCTGCGTGACCGTATGGCCGCCGAGACCTTCCTCGCAAAGTCGCAGCTACTCACCGAGGCTACCAGCTTCGGCGGCATTACCAGCACCGCCGAGCGCCGCGCCCGCTGGGGAGGCGATGCCGTCGCCGAGGGCTTCATCCGCATGAGTGCAGGCTGCGAGGCCGTTGAAGACCTTATCGAAGATATGGCACACGCATTGGACGCGATTCGATGACACAGAGCTGGACCGTCGAGATTCTGACGCAACCGCCGATGATCGCGCCAGCTCGCCAGTTCACCTATCCGCAGCAGATTGCGGGTGAAGAAGATGCGCTGGCCCGGGGCGCGCTGCTACTGATGGTCCGCCCTACCCGCGGCGGAGTCTTTCTTGCCACCTGCGCTCTCGGCTTCACCGACCCATCCATGCCTACAGGCGTCTTCGCTTGTCCCAACGCGGACGAGCTTTGTGCCGTCGCCGGAGGCTACGCCTACATCGTCGACACGATGCACCCCGAACGCAGCACCCACATCGCGCTCAAGCCGGTGGTCGAAGTCCGTTCGCTGCCCGAGCAAAACCTGCTCCTCTTCTCCGGCTTCCACACGATCGTCGCCTGGGGCGAACATGGCCACGCATGGCAGACAGCAAAGCTAAGCTGGGAGGGCCTTCGCATCACGGCCATCGAGGGCAGTATGCTGCACGGCTTCGGCTGGAACCTGATGACCGACAAAGAAGTCGCCTTCTCCGTCGATCTGCTTACAGGGCAGCATCAGGGTGGGGGTTTTCCTTCGCCGCCGCAAAGGCAAAAAAGCTAAGCGTGGCGTCGCCCTGCTTCACCAGCCGCGTATGCTCCAGTGCGCCATAGCGCGCGGCCAGCTTCGCTTT
This genomic interval carries:
- a CDS encoding HAD family phosphatase; this encodes MKLNLPAGPFKAYLFDCDGTIVDSMPLHYVAWRNVLAEWGCEFEEEIFYAWGGMPVTEIISTLNQRHGLKMPIEDVSRRKEELYFAALSQLKAVPEVLEHIEDQFGKIPFAVVSGSTKDSVVASLESLGILDRFDTLVCAGDYEKSKPDPEPFLMAARRLGVAPESCLVFEDTDMGVQAATAAGMASVKVPPPWERVSIG
- a CDS encoding M23 family metallopeptidase is translated as MSLKKRYYIMFVSRGEDGSLNKVPVPLHYAYIFVAAAVIGMFTITGMAGSYSRMLIKTARFNQLRQDHNSLQKDYAHLEKTAHDKDIEAASLGSLASEVSALYGLTAGKLTSTSKIVMTAGRHHKSSGTESVATTPLTETSNSLTDESYYKSLQSFYALRNSAMSGSVTRALTVMGSPDYSPTGSLDMTDTGNLQMASYAPSLWPVMGPITSSFGEREDPVKGNGEGEFHKGLDISAPTGTPVHATADGVVKLAGMVNGYGREVIIDHGHGVETCYAHLSAFASIVGQIVIRGQVIGYVGHSGRVTGSNLHYEVRIRNTPVNPHRYMRVTMANLGSDAASGS
- a CDS encoding TIGR03435 family protein → MMTTLQTKSFRIGHFLAMLLLLAAAPLHLSAQSPSSPAAPLPLRFEVASIRPHPFTGDEPSNRRILPGGRFVATATTVRTLIRIASGLDDNRMSGAPGWINNETFDINATIADHAEVRTPEQFQQLILSLLEDRFQFKFHREQKEGPVYWLKLNKPGKTGPALKPSTPDSQPNMSTNFNGAMGEMKASKMSMADVAAALRRQAGRPVEDHTGLKGNFDFEIKWSPEEIPDSVYPSLFTVLKEQLGLKLQPAKGTVETLVIDQIAHPSAN
- a CDS encoding cystathionine gamma-lyase, with amino-acid sequence MRDSTKIIRSGLTPAIPGTPLHSGPVFAAPYHTPGDPADTAYSYARSHNPTWTELEHAIGQMESGPGYSANALVFASGMAATTAVFGAILRPGDVVVMPSNAYFAARVLAQEYFAKMGIELRTAPTARNAQAELLRGAKLLWLETPSNPTMEICDITALCEAARSDGVLVAVDNTTATALGQRPLALGADFSVASDAKSMTGHSDLLLGHVATRDRELLAKIDQWRTLTGGILGPMEAWLALRSIATLPLRLERSCENAQRIAEFLTTRKEVESVLYPGLPTHPGHAIAAKQMRYFGAVLSFILRDRMAAETFLAKSQLLTEATSFGGITSTAERRARWGGDAVAEGFIRMSAGCEAVEDLIEDMAHALDAIR
- the thiL gene encoding thiamine-phosphate kinase, with product MRELALIEQIRRDFGTSRSRAVALGIGDDCAILRPPSGSEVLVTTDFTLEGRHFRRDLHSPESIGHRCLARGLSDLAAMGATPMTAFLSLALPADLVSTAKGRAWITRFFKGLRSLASQHRITLAGGDTAQSPTSAILADIVLLGAAPVGRSLRRSGARVGDVIYVTGALGGAAAELSSMLARNAGPAKSSKTGNHPQTFPEPRVAVGQALLRRKLATACIDISDGLSTDLAHLCKASNVTAELEQAAIPLHFLTRKLPSAAALSVALHGGEDYELLFSAPASVCVPRQLAGVPITRIGQFTRKQAGRPLIALIEPNGSRATLEPQGWEHFPSR